Proteins from one Embleya scabrispora genomic window:
- a CDS encoding DUF6571 family protein yields MTGQWDGPSAKATLARYRGLDEVFEGGKTELRAICAILRDAADDIGGAKKRLTDAIADARAHELTVHDDGSLTWGPLEAQGHQPDPQDIEAHTNKMTGLAEEFRHRFRSALDDATDADARAASALEGDIGAGATSFNANAVGGGELPDSIRAAELAKRVESLTPEEIEELRNLLHGNEKSSIFATNLLNSLGPEGLLQLETDVINKGRNGTGVNIPESTIDKLRAIQDSLGANLATATRSAGQPHVTRNWIDGLKAAGRTSYELRDIPKHHLAGYQLIGNWLHQGDWDTRFLADVGRDMVAFDRDGYHPHEPIPPTSDRFPVPAAAMGPDGHDLDQLSGLMHALGRDPAAAEQVFDPKSGDNLHYLMKRRDWGNETGPGSPADLFGQAFEAAATGHPAGASTGGAHTEAGARIFADAMHTVGQEGPGGHFADYRDSVTNAVASYMPDIHNELRNDRAGGSSGPDPLFPDSGEARAAFLGGTPDHDLMRTMAVLAEDPKAFRQMADAEHAFIAVGLERISTGNPPAGISADQHLADSAQVVGMLDEVRTEAMRNQQVVSDKEYNDQTTWTGKGAANVVAGAVKMSPLPTMVAEPLSRVVMLTADHAAQNSQVDTSAQTDREIADQHAWGRGYMQQIAADWAHTHGRDNELPGYDTTSNVNFTVGKDRAREAMGRP; encoded by the coding sequence GTGACCGGTCAGTGGGACGGACCCTCCGCCAAGGCCACGCTGGCCCGATACCGGGGCCTGGACGAGGTGTTCGAGGGCGGCAAGACCGAACTCCGGGCGATCTGCGCGATCCTGCGCGACGCGGCGGACGACATCGGCGGGGCGAAGAAACGGTTGACGGACGCGATCGCCGACGCCCGGGCGCACGAGTTGACGGTGCACGACGACGGATCGCTCACGTGGGGACCGCTCGAGGCGCAGGGCCATCAACCGGATCCGCAGGACATCGAGGCGCACACGAACAAGATGACGGGACTGGCGGAGGAGTTCCGGCACAGGTTCCGGAGCGCGCTCGACGACGCGACCGACGCCGACGCGCGTGCCGCCTCGGCACTCGAGGGCGACATCGGCGCCGGCGCCACCTCGTTCAACGCGAACGCGGTCGGCGGCGGCGAACTGCCCGACTCCATCCGTGCCGCGGAGTTGGCCAAGCGGGTCGAGTCGCTGACGCCGGAGGAGATCGAGGAGTTGCGCAACCTCCTGCACGGCAACGAGAAGTCGTCGATCTTCGCCACCAACCTGCTGAACTCCCTGGGCCCGGAAGGGCTGTTGCAGCTCGAGACGGACGTGATCAACAAGGGACGCAACGGGACCGGCGTCAACATCCCCGAATCCACCATCGACAAGCTGCGCGCGATCCAGGACTCGCTGGGCGCCAACCTGGCCACCGCCACGCGGTCCGCCGGGCAGCCGCACGTCACGCGGAACTGGATCGACGGGCTCAAGGCCGCCGGTCGCACGTCGTACGAACTCCGGGACATCCCCAAGCACCACCTCGCCGGATACCAGTTGATCGGCAACTGGCTGCACCAGGGGGACTGGGACACGCGATTCCTCGCCGACGTGGGCAGGGACATGGTCGCCTTCGACCGGGACGGCTACCACCCGCACGAGCCCATCCCGCCGACATCCGACCGTTTCCCGGTGCCGGCGGCGGCGATGGGGCCCGACGGGCACGACCTCGACCAGCTGTCCGGTCTGATGCACGCGCTCGGGCGCGACCCCGCCGCAGCCGAGCAGGTCTTCGACCCGAAGTCGGGCGACAACCTGCACTACCTGATGAAGCGGCGGGACTGGGGCAACGAGACCGGACCCGGCTCGCCCGCCGACCTGTTCGGCCAGGCCTTCGAAGCCGCCGCCACCGGGCATCCGGCCGGCGCGAGCACCGGCGGTGCGCACACCGAGGCGGGCGCGCGGATCTTCGCCGACGCGATGCACACCGTGGGACAGGAGGGCCCGGGCGGGCACTTCGCCGATTACCGGGACAGCGTCACCAACGCGGTGGCCTCGTACATGCCCGACATCCACAACGAGCTGCGCAACGACCGCGCGGGCGGATCCTCGGGCCCGGACCCGCTGTTCCCGGACTCGGGGGAGGCCCGGGCCGCGTTCCTCGGCGGCACCCCCGACCACGACCTGATGCGCACGATGGCGGTCCTCGCCGAGGACCCCAAGGCGTTCCGACAGATGGCCGACGCCGAACACGCCTTCATCGCGGTCGGTCTGGAACGCATCTCGACCGGCAACCCGCCCGCCGGCATCTCCGCCGACCAGCATCTGGCCGACTCGGCCCAGGTGGTCGGGATGCTGGACGAGGTGCGCACCGAGGCGATGCGCAACCAGCAGGTGGTCAGCGACAAGGAGTACAACGATCAGACCACCTGGACCGGCAAGGGCGCCGCCAACGTGGTCGCCGGCGCGGTCAAGATGAGCCCGCTGCCGACCATGGTCGCCGAGCCGCTGTCCCGGGTGGTCATGCTGACCGCCGACCACGCCGCGCAGAACAGCCAGGTGGACACCTCGGCACAGACCGACCGCGAGATCGCCGACCAACACGCGTGGGGGCGCGGCTACATGCAGCAGATCGCCGCCGACTGGGCGCACACGCACGGTCGGGACAACGAACTGCCCGGCTACGACACCACCTCGAACGTCAACTTCACCGTCGGCAAGGACCGGGCCAGGGAGGCGATGGGCCGGCCGTGA
- a CDS encoding putative bifunctional diguanylate cyclase/phosphodiesterase — translation MRLLILADTPAQRQLKYLIVPLCLVYAIGALQGWGNPTLSLAMGDFGLAAAAAVAAVSCALKAVHETGRARLSWALFAFSATMVSLGNGIWGWYEVVLGVPVPTPGPTDVIFLLFAPPTIAGLLLVAQRPRGIAAWTCMALDGWLIAGSLFTLGWSLALARNTSGDRSDIIKIVLTLAYPVLDILMISMVLGLRFRAGSGDRAALNLALVGLAVTVMSDALWTTPGLNSGYRSGGLLDAGWFAGSLLLAIAPWTGQGVEAHERPRHRTISMLSALTPYIAAAVCTAGVLGGAVAGHAPDKVVLGVGATVLVTLVLRQAITLVDNVFMAQELSAKESHFRSLVQGSSDVIMIAASDGVLQYVSHAVRRVYGFEPEELVGTRLELLIHPEESARVQRELRAFLDGTLPAGEADPAMVRVECRIRSAGGVWLHTESAVNRYGDGLIFNSRDVTDRIKLQTQLEHDAFHDRLTDLPNRALFEDRIQHALAQRRGVTPTIAVLFVDLDGFKAVNDNYGHTAGDELLVQAARRLEHAVRIGDTVARFGGDEFAALLVGDPSPRAIREIAERLLSTLSAPYRIADGEVRVAASIGIAFSAPGIAPADLMRHADAAMYRAKDGGKGRVEVYTPDMDADVERRAARAAGRRRVDRDGRLAVSYQPVVDLDTGRVRDVEAALCRVEDGAVPARPDHVRLTAGADGRLSPVGRRLLEESALAAATWRAGGHDIGVTVGLAARQLTGPGFLEVLEETLHAADLPATALTLEIIDNVLPDGDDLLLGRIAVLRRLGVRLSLDDFGTGHSSLTYLRRLPVDALKIDRSFVAEVGTCPHLTVLTSTIVRLGLDSGLTLVAAGIDSHAQVDILREMGCQQGQGTWFHPAVSGDAIFDVLGQTPLGNSAVRGPRPDPLPEARTPLPVQVPRPQT, via the coding sequence GTGCGGCTGCTGATCTTGGCCGACACCCCTGCGCAGCGGCAGTTGAAGTACCTGATCGTGCCGCTGTGCCTCGTGTATGCGATCGGTGCGCTCCAGGGTTGGGGCAATCCGACACTGTCGCTTGCGATGGGCGACTTCGGTCTGGCCGCCGCCGCGGCCGTGGCGGCGGTCTCGTGTGCGCTCAAGGCCGTGCACGAGACCGGCCGGGCCCGGTTGTCCTGGGCGCTGTTCGCGTTCTCCGCCACGATGGTCTCGCTCGGCAACGGCATCTGGGGCTGGTACGAGGTCGTGCTCGGCGTCCCGGTGCCCACGCCGGGGCCGACCGACGTGATCTTCCTGCTGTTCGCGCCGCCCACCATCGCCGGCCTGCTGCTCGTCGCGCAACGCCCGCGCGGGATCGCCGCGTGGACCTGCATGGCCCTGGACGGCTGGCTGATCGCGGGCTCGCTGTTCACCCTCGGCTGGAGCCTGGCGCTGGCCCGCAATACCAGCGGGGACCGCTCGGACATCATCAAGATCGTGCTCACGCTCGCCTATCCGGTGCTCGACATCCTGATGATCAGCATGGTCCTCGGATTGCGTTTTCGGGCGGGTTCCGGGGATCGCGCGGCACTGAATCTGGCCCTGGTCGGGCTCGCGGTCACGGTGATGAGCGACGCGCTGTGGACCACACCCGGGCTGAACAGCGGATATCGCTCCGGCGGCCTGCTCGACGCGGGCTGGTTCGCGGGCAGCCTGCTGCTCGCCATCGCGCCGTGGACGGGCCAGGGGGTCGAGGCGCACGAGCGGCCCCGGCACCGGACCATCTCGATGTTGTCCGCCCTCACCCCCTATATCGCCGCCGCAGTGTGTACCGCCGGTGTGCTCGGCGGCGCGGTGGCCGGCCACGCGCCGGACAAGGTGGTGCTCGGGGTCGGCGCGACCGTGCTGGTCACGTTGGTGCTGCGGCAGGCCATCACGCTGGTCGACAACGTCTTCATGGCCCAGGAGTTGTCCGCCAAGGAGAGCCACTTCCGCTCCCTCGTCCAGGGCTCCAGCGATGTGATCATGATCGCGGCGAGCGACGGCGTGCTCCAGTACGTCAGCCACGCGGTACGCCGGGTGTACGGGTTCGAGCCCGAGGAACTGGTCGGCACCCGGCTGGAACTGCTCATCCACCCGGAGGAGAGCGCCCGGGTACAGCGCGAGTTGCGGGCGTTCCTGGACGGCACGCTGCCGGCCGGCGAGGCGGATCCCGCGATGGTGCGGGTGGAGTGCCGGATCCGCTCGGCGGGCGGCGTCTGGCTGCACACCGAGTCGGCGGTCAACCGCTACGGCGACGGGCTGATCTTCAACAGCCGCGATGTCACCGACCGGATCAAGTTGCAGACCCAGCTGGAACACGACGCCTTCCACGACCGGCTCACCGATCTGCCCAACCGGGCCCTGTTCGAGGACCGGATCCAGCACGCGCTGGCCCAGCGGCGCGGGGTCACCCCCACCATCGCCGTGTTGTTCGTGGACCTGGACGGGTTCAAGGCGGTCAACGACAACTACGGGCACACCGCGGGGGACGAACTGCTCGTCCAGGCCGCCCGGCGGCTGGAACACGCGGTCCGGATCGGCGACACGGTGGCCCGGTTCGGCGGCGACGAGTTCGCCGCGCTGCTGGTCGGCGACCCGAGTCCGCGCGCGATCCGCGAGATCGCCGAGCGGTTGTTGTCCACGCTGTCCGCGCCGTACCGGATCGCCGACGGCGAGGTCCGGGTCGCGGCCAGCATCGGGATCGCCTTCTCCGCGCCCGGAATCGCCCCGGCCGACCTGATGCGGCACGCCGACGCCGCGATGTACCGGGCCAAGGACGGCGGCAAGGGCCGGGTCGAGGTCTACACCCCGGACATGGACGCCGACGTGGAACGCCGGGCGGCCCGGGCCGCGGGCCGCCGCCGGGTGGACCGCGACGGCCGGCTGGCCGTGTCGTACCAGCCGGTGGTGGACCTGGACACCGGCCGCGTCCGCGACGTCGAGGCGGCGCTGTGTCGCGTCGAGGACGGCGCGGTGCCGGCCCGGCCCGACCACGTGCGGCTGACGGCGGGGGCCGACGGGCGGTTGTCACCGGTGGGCCGCCGCCTCCTGGAGGAGAGCGCGCTCGCCGCCGCGACCTGGCGCGCGGGCGGCCACGACATCGGCGTCACGGTCGGGCTCGCCGCCCGCCAGTTGACCGGTCCGGGCTTCCTGGAGGTGCTGGAGGAGACGCTGCACGCGGCCGACCTGCCGGCCACCGCGCTCACCCTGGAGATCATCGACAACGTGCTGCCCGACGGCGACGACTTGCTGCTCGGCCGCATCGCGGTGTTGCGGCGCCTCGGCGTGCGGTTGTCGCTGGACGACTTCGGCACCGGCCACTCCTCGCTGACCTACCTGCGCCGGCTGCCGGTGGACGCGCTCAAGATCGACCGGTCGTTCGTCGCCGAGGTCGGCACCTGCCCGCACCTGACCGTGCTCACCTCGACCATCGTGCGGCTCGGCCTGGATTCCGGGCTGACCCTGGTGGCGGCGGGCATCGACAGCCACGCGCAGGTCGACATACTCCGCGAAATGGGCTGTCAGCAGGGCCAGGGCACGTGGTTCCACCCGGCGGTGTCCGGCGACGCGATCTTCGACGTACTGGGCCAAACCCCTTTGGGTAACAGTGCCGTCCGAGGCCCGAGACCCGACCCCCTCCCGGAAGCCCGCACCCCCCTGCCGGTCCAGGTCCCCCGCCCCCAGACCTGA
- the ilvC gene encoding ketol-acid reductoisomerase — translation MAELFYDDDADLSIIQNRKVAVLGYGSQGHAHALSLRDSGVDVRVGLLEGSKSRTKAEEAGLRVVTPAEAAAEASVIMILTPDPVQAKVYAEAVEPNLQDGDALFFGHGFNIRFGFIKPPANIDVCMVAPKGPGHLVRRQYEEGRGVPCIVAVEQDASGQALALALSYAKGIGGTRAGVIKTTFTEETETDLFGEQAVLCGGASALVKAGFETLVEAGYQPEIAYFECMHELKLIVDLMYEGGLEKMRWSVSETAEWGDYITGPRIITADTKAEMKKVLAEIQDGSFATAWMAEYEAGLPKYKEYVKADAEHKLETTGKELRKMMSWVTNEA, via the coding sequence GTGGCCGAGCTGTTCTACGACGACGACGCCGACCTGTCCATCATTCAGAACCGCAAGGTCGCGGTGCTCGGCTACGGCAGCCAGGGCCACGCCCACGCGTTGTCCCTGCGGGACTCCGGCGTCGACGTGCGGGTCGGTCTGTTGGAGGGCTCGAAGAGCCGGACCAAGGCCGAGGAGGCCGGTCTGCGCGTGGTCACCCCCGCCGAGGCCGCCGCCGAGGCGAGCGTCATCATGATCCTCACCCCGGACCCGGTCCAGGCCAAGGTCTACGCCGAGGCCGTGGAGCCCAACCTCCAGGACGGCGACGCGCTGTTCTTCGGGCACGGCTTCAACATCCGGTTCGGCTTCATCAAGCCGCCGGCCAACATCGACGTGTGCATGGTCGCCCCCAAGGGCCCGGGCCACCTCGTGCGCCGGCAGTACGAAGAGGGTCGCGGCGTGCCGTGCATCGTCGCGGTCGAGCAGGACGCGTCGGGCCAGGCCCTCGCGCTCGCGCTCTCCTACGCGAAGGGCATCGGCGGCACCCGCGCCGGCGTGATCAAGACCACCTTCACCGAGGAGACCGAGACCGACCTGTTCGGCGAGCAGGCGGTGCTCTGCGGCGGCGCCTCGGCGCTGGTCAAGGCGGGCTTCGAGACCCTGGTCGAGGCCGGCTACCAGCCGGAGATCGCCTACTTCGAGTGCATGCACGAGCTGAAGCTGATCGTCGACCTCATGTACGAGGGCGGCCTGGAGAAGATGCGCTGGTCGGTCTCCGAGACCGCCGAGTGGGGCGACTACATCACCGGCCCCCGGATCATCACCGCCGACACCAAGGCGGAGATGAAGAAGGTCCTCGCCGAGATCCAGGACGGCTCGTTCGCGACCGCGTGGATGGCGGAGTACGAGGCGGGTCTGCCCAAGTACAAGGAGTACGTGAAGGCGGACGCCGAGCACAAGCTGGAGACCACCGGCAAGGAGCTCCGCAAGATGATGAGCTGGGTGACCAACGAGGCCTGA
- the ilvN gene encoding acetolactate synthase small subunit, which translates to MSKHTLSVLVENKPGVLARITALFSRRGFNIDSLAVGTTEHPDISRITIVVSVVEELPLEQVTKQLNKLVNVLKIVELDPPASVQRQLLLVKVRADHETRSQVVEIVQLFRAKTVDVSPEAVTVEATGGPDKLAAMLRMLEPFGIKELVQSGVVAIGRGGRSITDRSLRSVERSA; encoded by the coding sequence ATGTCCAAGCACACCCTCTCGGTCCTCGTCGAGAACAAGCCCGGTGTCCTCGCCCGGATCACCGCACTGTTCTCGCGTCGGGGCTTCAACATCGACTCGCTCGCGGTCGGCACCACCGAACACCCGGACATCTCCCGGATCACCATCGTGGTCAGCGTGGTCGAGGAACTGCCGCTGGAGCAGGTGACCAAGCAGCTGAACAAGCTGGTCAACGTGCTCAAGATCGTCGAGCTGGACCCGCCCGCGTCGGTGCAGCGCCAACTCCTGCTGGTCAAGGTGCGCGCCGACCACGAGACCCGCTCGCAGGTGGTGGAGATCGTCCAGCTCTTCCGCGCCAAGACGGTCGACGTCTCGCCGGAGGCGGTCACCGTCGAGGCCACCGGCGGCCCCGACAAGCTCGCCGCGATGTTGCGCATGCTGGAGCCGTTCGGCATCAAGGAACTCGTCCAGTCCGGCGTCGTGGCCATCGGCCGCGGCGGCCGCTCGATCACCGACCGCTCGCTGCGGTCGGTGGAGCGCTCGGCCTGA